From Nostoc punctiforme PCC 73102:
AAGTCTGATTAGCACATTAGCGGCCATATCTATCGGGTATTTAGGAGTACAAATTTTTGGCAAGAATGCAATGTACATGATTGCGACAGGAATGTTTGGGCTGGGTACTGGAGGAGCTATCGGTCAGATTTTGGTAGAGAAAAGGCAGCAGCGAGTAGTACAAACACAGTCAAAACAAGGATAGGAGTAATCGTATGGAAACTTCAAAAGTTGTCACCATCCCGAATCACTGGACATTACCCAAATATTCGTTAGGGCAAAGAACCAAGCAGGGGATGATTGTAGGGGTTCAGTATTGTCTATTTGAAAACCTGGTGGTTCCTGAACGAGACGGTTCATGGCGATATGCGATATTAGTTAGCACCGAAGATGAACAGGTGGAATATATTTCGGAAGCTGGGGTTCAATTACCACCCGAAAAAGAATTGCGTTTGGAGATAGAAGGCGAGATTGACTTTTGCCAGCGCAAGATTGAGAACCTGACACAGTATTTAGAGGCGGTGTGAAAAATCGGGCTTTAATAAAAAAAGCCCCAAAAGCCCGCTTTTCTCAAAAATTGACCAAGTGTGCCGCTTTGACTTGTGACATCTCTACTCTTTACCCTGCAAAGATTTAAGGCATTTTTAACCACTCAAAAATCAAGTTGAAAAAGGAAAGCGGCACGGAAAGCGGCATACTAAATCAATTAAAATCGCTGAAAGTATTGCCACTAACGAATTTGAAAGCATGAGTTGTTGTGACACTACCAACACAAGGGTTTTGGAGAAAGCGGCCCAGTGACGCAACGAGATTACAAGGGTTGTGGGCATTGTTAATTGACACGGCACGGTGAGGTTGTGACATCTTATGCCTTGAAGACAATTCGGAACAGGAATGGATCTTAAATTGTTAAAAGAGTGCATAATCAGCCATATCATCCAAAACTGGTAATAACAATGACTACAATAAATGACCCTACTGTTGTAGCTGAAATAACTGATTTGTACCTCTTGTATGAAGAAGCTCTTTGTAATAACAACTTGGAGGTGATGGATAGCTTGTTTTGGGATGCACCAGAAGTAGTGCGATTTGGGATCGCAGAAAACCTCTATGGTGGTGATGAAATTCGCAACTTTCGTCAGAATCGGCCAAATCCAAGAATAGAGCGAGAAATCTCGAATCTTTTAGTTGTAAGCTTTGGAAAAGATGCAGCAACCGTGACTTTAGAATTTTGTCGGATTGTTAATGGTGTAGAACGCTTTGGGCGACAAAGCCAAACTTGGTACAGATTTACCGAAGGATGGAAAGTAGTTTCAGCGCATGTTTCATTATTGCCAGTATAGGAAAAACCCTAACCTGTGTTAATTGATTGGAATATCAATTTTAAGCGTTAGCATAGCCCCTTTTTTCTTACACAAGCGCCAGGCTTTGCTCTCATCTTAATAACAGCAGCCCAAGAAAAAGAGGGGTATTTGTCAATACCGTTGCCAATTTACGAGGGTTCAACACCTGTGGAAAGGGGATGAATACGTCCCAAAGAAGTGAGCTTGGCAAAAATTTGGGCTAGTAAAATAGGCTCAGGCTTTTGAGGAAGTATTTTTAACATTTCATGAACATATCGAAAACCACGGTAATAAGCTTTCAGGTCAATAATGCCAGAACCAGGATTATGTTTACGGAAATCAGCTAGAAGATGATGGGATAAATTGACCATAAAGAATGCAATATTAGCAGCATTAGTCACAGCAGTTTGGCTCAGATTCATAAAATCTTCCAAGCCCCAGAATTGCTTGGCATCCCGAAAATTAAACTCGATTTGGAAACGAAGCTTGTAATAGTCAATAATTCTGTCAGCCGTCAAATCTAAGTCGCTGGAAAATAAAATTACATGGCTACGTATATTGGCTTTAAGATTAGTTTTGACTAAAATAACTACATTGAGAGACTGAGCAAATTCTTTGTGAAGAAGAGTAGCTTGATAAATATCAGTTTGAATTCCATCTTCAATATCACTTTTACACAAATATTTCTCAGGTAGATTACGGTAGTCTAGTTTTTCCCCGTATTTACGACGAGAACGTTTATTCGAGTCAGGATTTTCATAAGGGATGTATAATGCTGAATCATGGCGCAGCTTGGAAATTATGTGCAAGTTAACTTGTCGTACCATCTGCAAGGCATTGTTGTTACCAAAATGACCATCTACTACCAAGTATGTCAAGGGGATAAAGTTAGCTACTAGCTCAAATAGTGAGTTAATCATCTTTTTAATTAACAAGAGTTCAGATGTTAATATCACTTCGGTTTTGTTTTTATTCTTACTGCCTTTCGGTCGTCCCCGTCCACGTTTCTCTTTAGCTTTTACTTTTTTGATTGGCAAGGTGTTATTTATTTGGGCATCACTTTTAATTACCTGTTCTATTCCAATCGGAAATGATTGCCTTCCTTCTACGCTTACTAATGACAATACGAAGAAAGATAAACCATTAATTGGTTTACTAGCCAGGCTAGAAAAAAATCTATCTACTCCGTAAGTTTGCTTCCCCGATTTACTAACTACAACTTCATCTCCTGCAAGCAAATACACATCATTTTTTCGCCACAAATGTTGACGAAAAAACAGCCAAAACAATGTTGCCCAAGGTATTACTGTAGAAAAAAATCTCCCCATTGTCCGATAGCTACCGCCATCACCTGCCCAACGGGCAATTCCCAACATCGTGACTCGACCACTTAGAGCTAACATTGCCAGGATAATTTGGTTCAATTGCCGCATCGTTGTCGCGTTTATCTGCGGTAGCAGGCATTGCAGGAGTGATAAGATATCGGGCATGGGTTGATTGTGGCTTTTGAGTTGTCGTTTGGGAAGACAATAACTCTACTACATCAGCCCTCTCTCTTCACCCTCTGATTTTGGCTAAGGTATTGACCTAAGCAAGACCATTTAAATAACAGCTTATTAAACCAGATACGTTATCAGGTTGAAATATTAGAAGTTCATAATCCCAAGTTAGCCAGACTGTTATGTAAACTAATTCCATCCCATTGTCCTTTTGAAAGAACTGTATCAATTTTAGGGCGGACACTTTTTCACATTCCCCCATTATGTAAAATCAATCCTCTCTATGAACAAATAATTGGTCTTCGTTATAAGTGTTTGTTGTATTTAGTAGATGAATGCGGTGAAGACGCGACAAAGTATTGTTGAATGGTGATTCTATTTAGTAAAAAGAGAGAGGAGCTTGGTTTAAAATCTAGATAATGCTTTACTCCTGCAACTCAGTAAGCTTTTGTTGATATTCTTTGTACTCTTTGTCTTTATGCTGCCAGTATTTATCAACTGTTTCTTTAGCAGCGATCGCACTATCGTATTCATCTCCACCTTGGCTTAATAATCGCTGTTTGGTTTGCTTTCGTAAGTCAGAGACAATTTTGCCATTAACTTTACGCGTTTTTGACCAATCTAGAATCACTTTAGGATAATTACTAGTTTCAATATATTTCTCTTGTTCAATTTCTAGTAAACTGTAGCCGCGCAGTTCTGGTATCCAGTGGTAAATAAATTCTCCTAGTGGGTCTTTTTCGGCAATATTTTTTGATGGATTATAGATCCGAAAAGTATCACTAAGTGGATTAGTTACACCAGCTTGCATTTGCCATTGCCAATTATCAATTGCTAAATCTCCATCGACCAAATAGTTCATGTAGTGTTTAGCTCCGTGATGCCATGAAACCCCACAATTGATAGTTAAAAAAGTGGCGCACATTGCCCTCATGCGAAAATTCATCCAGCCCATTGTTTGAAGTTGCCGCATACTGGCATCAACTAAGGGAAAGCCTGTCATTCCTTGTTGCCAAGCTTGGTACAATTCTTGTTTTGCTCCTGACAATGTTTCTGGGGTATATAATTTGTCAAACTCCCTGTAACGATTAGTGTAAGCAATTTCTGGATGAAAATAGAGTCGCTGTGTAAAACTATCATGCCAGCGCAAACGGTCTCGAAATGCTTTGAGGGAGAATTCTGCCTTGGGTTGAGTTTTTAATTGTTCTGCTAAGGCTTTAGTGCTTTGGTAAACAGTGCGAGTTGAAATAGTCCCAAAAGTCAGGTGTGGTGATAAATGAGATGTTGCCCCAAGCTGTGAGAGCATTGGGCGAGAAAGCTTCCAATGGTATCCGTAATATCTTTTTTTGAGAAATGAGTCCAGTTGAGCTTGTGCTTGTGTTTCACCCCCTGGGAAATAAACTTTTTCTACTGCCCAAAAGCGATGGTATTTCTGTTTAAGTTCTTCAAATGTTAGCTGTGGTAGATTGAGTGTGATTTGAGGCGTATTAATAATTGCTGGTGTTTTATACTGGGATTGTCTTTGATAGGTGTAGTATTCGTTAACCCACTCGTCACGTTGCTCTGCTGATTGCAGAAAGTTGTTTAGTCCAATGTGATAATCAAGATTTAACTGTTTGTAAAAATCAACTATAGTTTTATCCCGGTTGATACCATACTCTACCTGTACATCACGGTTAAAGAAAAGCTTGGGTTTATATCCTCGCTCGGTTAACTGTCTAGTCAACTCTTGCACGATGCCTGTAGAATTACCTTCAAATAAGTACAGCCGACTACTTAACTTTTGCAGATTTGAGTTGAGTTTTTCCAAAGACTCAAACAAGAACCGGACTCTAGCAGTCCCGACATCAGCCCAGGTATAAAACCAAGGGTCAATAATGAAGAATGGCAAAACTCTTGCATCGTTACCAGATGAAGAGGTGACAATTTCGTTATCAGTTAAACGCAAATCTCGACGAAACCATAGAAGGTGCATAAAGGTGCATAGTTTAATTTACCACTACTATAATACATTTGTATTAACAGGTGATTTTGCTGTCGAAGTTGAGTATTTATAGCAGATGTAAACTATCCTGACTGCGCTGACTTTACACAGTGCAACGAACCGAACAAGTAAGTTCTAGTTATAAAACTGCAAGGGTAGCGGATGTAGGGCAATATTTAAAAGTCAAAAGTTTACATCAGGGCAGATGTGCCCTCATTTTTAAGATGGATATCAGGTAAGTGTGCGTTAGAATTGAATGAGTGGCAACTTGACTAATTTGAAGCTAAATTAAAAAATCGAGGGTAAAAGTTGCTCACAGGGCAAAGTTTAATAATTGGGTCATTGATAAGTTATTTATACAGGATTCGTGGTAAGCAATAAAAATACTGTCAAAGAAACTGTATGCAAACGGTATAACCCAGAACTAGCTATGTACAAGATTAATATTTACAAGCTTTAAAAGTATGGCTAAGGTAACAATTTCAATTGCGCTAACTGATACAGAAGTCAAAGCTTTATCGGCAATGCAGATTTCTGAAAATGAGTCATTGAATCATACAGCAACAAGATTGCTCCAGGGAATCCTGGGTCAGACACAACCTGGGCTAGCGTTATCTAATGGTGATGAGATTAAGGAAATAGTTAAACAGGAAGTAAATGCTTTAGCTGTGTTTACACCTGATGGGGAAGACATAAAACAGGTGATTAAGCAAGAGATGGCAGATGCGATCGCTCAGATAAAGGACTTAATAGAAAAGTGTGATGGTGGAGTTGTCCTACCAAAGCAAGAGGCTATCTCTGTTGAGCAGCAAGTCTTACCAGATTATTCAGCAATACGCGAAAATATCCTTTCTAAATTGAAAACAGGTAAGCAGTCAGCAGCCAAGGCAATTGATGCTTTTATTGAGGAACTGGGTGCTGTCAAGGAGCAACAACAGCCAGCAACAATGGAATTAGATGTAGCGAGTTAGGATTTTTGTACTGGCGACTATTAACCAGTCAACTTAATCACACCTTGGCTGACTAAATGTTCAAGCTGAGAATGATGCTGTGTTTGCTCCCGTAGCAACTTGAGTTGCTCGTAAGTGAGAATGTGTAATCCGGGACGAACAACATAACCTTGAATGGTAATGCTTTGTGGTTGCTGGCTATCGGTGCGGTTGTAGGAAATTGAAGGCATATTTACATTATCTAAGTTAGAACTGATTAGTAGAAGAAAGTTTAATTCTTCATTCCCTTACAGCTTCACACAAGTTCCTCTTAAAAGGTGATAATAGGATGAATCAATGCCAAAGCATACAGAAAATTCCTAATAGAAGCGCTCTATGTTATGCAAGTTTTGTAAAAAAGAGGAGCAAAGAGTTAGATTACGATAATTTTATATAACAAAGCAGTTAATAGTCGGCATGGCTAACACTCTATAGATTTGTAATACATGGGAGTCAAAAGTTATCGCAATTCCAAAACAACTAATAAACTCGCAAATCAAGTCACCCCAAGTTTTCTTGATTGACCATGAGAATAATAATCGTGGTTTAACCGATACCAATGAAGCATTACAGCTAGCCGAAAGCCTAGAGTTAGACCTAGTATTAGTGTCTGAAGGAAAAGAGGCTCCAGTTGCAAAGATTCTGAATTATGGCAAGCTTCAGTATCAAAAGAAAAAGCGTCAGGCACAAAGTGCTAGACCAGTAGTAAAAGAAGTTCGGTTTGGTTTGAATATAGGTGTAGCTGATTATAAGTTACGTATTGAACAAGCAGTTGGGTGGTTGAGTAAAGGTGATTCGGTGAAGTTTGCTGTTCGTTTACGAGGTCGAGAACATCAATATCGTGACCAAGCTGGAGAACTACTAGACCGGGTTGTAAGTGATCTGAAGTCTGTAGGTAAAGTTCAATCACTTGATAAGCGTTCACTAATTGCTTTAATCATTCCTGCCTAAATTACTTTTTAAGAGATATCTTAACTCTAGAAGTGCGATCGCTCTATTCATCCTTGTGAAGCGTCGGCGTTAATTAAATTATTGTTGCTGGTTAAACCCAATTTCTGCCGTAAAGGGTAAACTTCGAGCTTTCACACCAAAACCATAGCCAAGAGCTAGACCTGTTATAACCAGAATAAACAGCGTCAGCATTAATCCATTATTAACTGTCATTTGCTGGAAAACACTAATTTTTATACCTTTAGTTTAATCCAGCTCAAACATTCTCCCCGGACTTGGTTGCCAATAACGATGTTTAGCCCACCTGATTGTGATGCTCCCAAAAGGAGTCGCCTTCTTGCGATCGCTGGATCAACTAAAAGCTGATCATATAAATGGTGGCGCAGCCATCACATAAGTTAAGGCAACATATTTTGTTATCAGTATTAAAGTTTAAGGCTAATTACTTTTTTAACAAATTAAGTATGAGTTCAATCACCGGAACAATTACAATTAACGTACAGGCTGACGATAATGGACAGTATGTTTGTGAACTGTTGTCATCTGTTGACCAGCCAAGAGATGAAATTCGTTGCTGCGGGCAAACCAGAGAACACGCTATAGCTATTGCATTAGAGCAGTTGGCCAGTAAATATCGTCAGATTGCCGAAGAGGGCCAAAATAAGGATTGGCTTGCAGTGGAGCGTTCTGAGTCTGGAGAAGCAATACAAAAGCATTATCATGTGATTTTGCATTATGAACGCGTTGGCAGAGCAGAGTCTAAGTTTGAAGCCATGCAGGACACGCTAATGGGAAATACAGTAGTTGAAAATGCCAAAGTTACTTTGATTGAGATTGATGCAAATTTACCAGTCCAGCCTATAGCTTGATGGCATTGAGGCGATAGCTCAAATGTTGATTAACCAATAACTCGAAGTCTATGTCGGCGTAATACGAAACCTACTCCAATTGAGCCTATACTAAAGATTGCCGCGTGCGTTACTCCTCGGCTCTGGATCGGTTGGTTGTTCATGAGCTTTGCCCGATAAATTCTGAATGCAATCTTTAAGAGACATTTTGCCATAGTGCGATGTCTACGATGGGCTGCGCCTACGCTCATTTATTGAATTACCGATTTTCCTCAACTAGTTATTGACTAAGGCTTTAACTGAAATACAGTATCAGGTTAGTTAATCGAGCTTCCCTTCCCGTCATGCACGTTGATTGCATTGTCTACATCAGCTAATGTTTCATATTGTTTGAAAGGCAACCATTTCAAAGCGCGCAGGACTTTCTCATCAACACCTTTCTCTTCAGCATACTTAACCAAGTCTTTTTTACTGAGTGGATAGTTAACTGCAATCAAGTTTTTCTCTAATTGTATTGGGCTAATCTTAGTAATGAATATTTCATCAACTAATTTGACCACATCAGCCAGGGTTTCATATTGTTTTGAAGGCAATTTCTTCAAAACTCGCAGAATTTTTTCGTCAACACCTTTATCTTCAGCATACTTAACCAAGTCTTTCTTGCTAAGGGGGTAGTTAACTTGGTTCAAATTTTTTTGTAGCTGCACTGGATTCAGTTTAGCCATAATAAACCTCCTTATGCTCTGACACTATGGATTCAGTTAGATATTTTAGATATTTGCAATCAGTTATGTTCATCTTTCTTCAATTATTAAACTTCCTCAACGGATCTATGACAAGCAAATAGGGAGCGATCGCACCAAGCTCACTATCTTCATGCGATCCAAGTTATTCGGAGCTTTTTATTGTGGAATGCGTTCAGCCCCGAACTTGCGCTGATGCCAGTAAGGATAGATTGGCGTGATCGCGCTAGCCTCATTGAGTCGATTGACTTCCTCTAATGTTAGCTCCCACTGAGCAGCACCAAGGTTGTCTCGAAGTTGTTGTTCATTCCGCGCTCCGACAATAACGGATGTAATACCAGACTGACGTAACAGCCAGTTGAGCGCAACTTGAGCAACACTGACACCACGGTTATTAGCTACTTCGTGCAGAACTTCCACAATGTCGTATCCCTTTTCCAAGTCACTAACAGTGCCAATATCACCGATCTTTGCTCGTCGCGTCCCCTCCGGTTGGGACTGACCACGACGATACTTACCTGAGAGAAAACCAAAAGCAAGCGGACTCCACACTAAGATACCCACACCTTGATCTAAAGAAAGAGGAATTAGTTCAAATTCCAACTCTCGCGCCACAAGCGAGTAATAAACCTGTTGTGACACATAATGCTCCAAGTTCAAACGCTCTGATACGGACAGCGCTTTCATTAAATGCCAAGCTGAATAATTAGAGCAGCCAATGTAGCGAACTTTGCCACTATGTACAAGTGAATCTAAAGCGCGAAGTGTTTCTTCTAGTGGAGTCAAAGCATCGAAACCATGAACTTGGTAGAGGTCGATGTAATCTGTGTCTAATCGTCTTAGGCTGTCCTCACAGGCTCGAATCAGATGATAACGTGATAGTCCGGTATCATTTACTCCTTGTCCCATACGACCATAAGCCTTAGTTGCAATAATTACATCAGAACGACGCTTTCCGAGAGCTTTACCAAGAATTTCTTCAGAAAGTCCATTCGAGTAAACATCTGCTGTATCAAAGATGTTGACACCTGCATCAAGGCAAATATCAATCAGATGTTGCGCCTCGTCTACCTGAGTCGCCCCAATTTCTTGGAAGAAGTCACTACCACCAAAGGTCATTGTACCGAAACTGAGAACCGAAATCTTGAGACCGGACTTTCCTAAAAATCGCGTTTCCATCGCTGTTACTCCTTGAAGCCGTGCCTA
This genomic window contains:
- a CDS encoding IS4 family transposase, encoding MPDILSLLQCLLPQINATTMRQLNQIILAMLALSGRVTMLGIARWAGDGGSYRTMGRFFSTVIPWATLFWLFFRQHLWRKNDVYLLAGDEVVVSKSGKQTYGVDRFFSSLASKPINGLSFFVLSLVSVEGRQSFPIGIEQVIKSDAQINNTLPIKKVKAKEKRGRGRPKGSKNKNKTEVILTSELLLIKKMINSLFELVANFIPLTYLVVDGHFGNNNALQMVRQVNLHIISKLRHDSALYIPYENPDSNKRSRRKYGEKLDYRNLPEKYLCKSDIEDGIQTDIYQATLLHKEFAQSLNVVILVKTNLKANIRSHVILFSSDLDLTADRIIDYYKLRFQIEFNFRDAKQFWGLEDFMNLSQTAVTNAANIAFFMVNLSHHLLADFRKHNPGSGIIDLKAYYRGFRYVHEMLKILPQKPEPILLAQIFAKLTSLGRIHPLSTGVEPS
- a CDS encoding Mo-dependent nitrogenase C-terminal domain-containing protein, which encodes MRYQVEILEVHNPKLARLLCKLIPSHCPFERTVSILGRTLFHIPPLCKINPLYEQIIGLRYKCLLYLVDECGEDATKYC
- a CDS encoding aldo/keto reductase, translating into METRFLGKSGLKISVLSFGTMTFGGSDFFQEIGATQVDEAQHLIDICLDAGVNIFDTADVYSNGLSEEILGKALGKRRSDVIIATKAYGRMGQGVNDTGLSRYHLIRACEDSLRRLDTDYIDLYQVHGFDALTPLEETLRALDSLVHSGKVRYIGCSNYSAWHLMKALSVSERLNLEHYVSQQVYYSLVARELEFELIPLSLDQGVGILVWSPLAFGFLSGKYRRGQSQPEGTRRAKIGDIGTVSDLEKGYDIVEVLHEVANNRGVSVAQVALNWLLRQSGITSVIVGARNEQQLRDNLGAAQWELTLEEVNRLNEASAITPIYPYWHQRKFGAERIPQ
- a CDS encoding DUF2795 domain-containing protein yields the protein MAKLNPVQLQKNLNQVNYPLSKKDLVKYAEDKGVDEKILRVLKKLPSKQYETLADVVKLVDEIFITKISPIQLEKNLIAVNYPLSKKDLVKYAEEKGVDEKVLRALKWLPFKQYETLADVDNAINVHDGKGSSIN
- the infC gene encoding translation initiation factor IF-3; protein product: MNSQIKSPQVFLIDHENNNRGLTDTNEALQLAESLELDLVLVSEGKEAPVAKILNYGKLQYQKKKRQAQSARPVVKEVRFGLNIGVADYKLRIEQAVGWLSKGDSVKFAVRLRGREHQYRDQAGELLDRVVSDLKSVGKVQSLDKRSLIALIIPA
- the hpxZ gene encoding oxalurate catabolism protein HpxZ gives rise to the protein MTTINDPTVVAEITDLYLLYEEALCNNNLEVMDSLFWDAPEVVRFGIAENLYGGDEIRNFRQNRPNPRIEREISNLLVVSFGKDAATVTLEFCRIVNGVERFGRQSQTWYRFTEGWKVVSAHVSLLPV
- a CDS encoding FAD-binding domain-containing protein — encoded protein: MHLLWFRRDLRLTDNEIVTSSSGNDARVLPFFIIDPWFYTWADVGTARVRFLFESLEKLNSNLQKLSSRLYLFEGNSTGIVQELTRQLTERGYKPKLFFNRDVQVEYGINRDKTIVDFYKQLNLDYHIGLNNFLQSAEQRDEWVNEYYTYQRQSQYKTPAIINTPQITLNLPQLTFEELKQKYHRFWAVEKVYFPGGETQAQAQLDSFLKKRYYGYHWKLSRPMLSQLGATSHLSPHLTFGTISTRTVYQSTKALAEQLKTQPKAEFSLKAFRDRLRWHDSFTQRLYFHPEIAYTNRYREFDKLYTPETLSGAKQELYQAWQQGMTGFPLVDASMRQLQTMGWMNFRMRAMCATFLTINCGVSWHHGAKHYMNYLVDGDLAIDNWQWQMQAGVTNPLSDTFRIYNPSKNIAEKDPLGEFIYHWIPELRGYSLLEIEQEKYIETSNYPKVILDWSKTRKVNGKIVSDLRKQTKQRLLSQGGDEYDSAIAAKETVDKYWQHKDKEYKEYQQKLTELQE